The genome window GATCTTCCCACCCTCTGCAAAGAAGGAAAATTCAAGGAAGATCTTTTAGACCGCCTCTCATTCGAAGTCCTCTACCTTCCTCCCCTTCGCTACCGCAGCACCGATATAGACCTACTGGCTGGGCATTTTGCTATGCGAATGGCCCGGGAGATGGGGAAACCGGAAATTCCGGAGTTCTCACCGGAATTGATACAGAAGATGAGAGAATACTCATGGCCTGGAAACATTCGGGAGTTGAAAAATACCGTTGAAAGGGCAGTTTATAAGACGGAAGGCTCTCTGATCGAAGAATTGAATCTGAATCCCTTCAATAATCCCTACCTTCCAGATATGAACCCGGAACTGAAACAAGAGTCAGAGGACTCATGCAAAGATCCCCGCCTCTTAGCTGAGAAGGAAATCCCCCTCAATCAATTCAGAGAGTATATTTTAGAACTGGAGCTACACTTCATACGCAGAGCTTTGGAAGAGAACAGATACAGCCAGAAGAAAGCAGCGGAAGCCCTGGGTCTGACCTATGACCAGTTCCGAGGTTTGTATAAAAAATACCAATCCTCACTGGAAAAAGAAAATGGATGAGCTTCCCGAGTATATAAGGACTGTTACGCCTTGAGAGCCTCCAGCATGGAGGCCGCATTGTAGGAACTTCGTACAAATGGAGCACAGGCGGCTCCCTTAAAGCCCATATTTAAGGCTGTGTCCCTATACCGGTCAAAGGTATCGGGGCTGATATATTTCTTGACCCTCAGATGTTCTTTAGAGGGTGCCAGATATTGGCCCATTGTCAGAAAATCAACATTCGCCCTTCTCAAATCTTCCAGAACGACGAAAATTTCCTCTTCAGTCTCTCCCAATCCAAGCATCATACCGGATTTTGTGTAGATGCTGTCATCGATCTGTTTTACCCGGGACAGAAGCTGAAGAGACTGCTGATAGTCGGCTTCGGGGCGGACAAGGGAATAAAGCGAAGGGACTGTTTCCACATTGTGGTTCAAGATTTCCGGTTGAGCATCCAACACAGTTATCAGAGCATCCTTATTCCCCTGAAAGTCTGGAATTAGGACTTCAATGCCGACTCTTGGCTCCAAAGCGTGAACTTCACGGATGACCTTGGCAAAATGGGACGCACCTCCATCCTCAAGGTCATCCCTGGTAACGGATGTCACCACAGCAAATTTAAGCCCAAGGGCATGAACCGCTTCAGCCAGTTTCACCGGTTCTTCATTATCAACACACTGTGGTTTCCCCCCATGAACGTTACAAAACCGGCAACCCCTGGTACAGACACTACCCAAAATCATGAATGTAGCGGTTTTATTGCTGTAACACTCCATTCGATTGGGACAGTTGGCTTCTTGACACACAGTATTCAAGGTGGAATCCTTGAGGAGATCTTCCACATAGGCCAGATTATTTCCCCTGCGAATGGGAATTTTCAGCCAATCCGGTTTCCTAAGAACGGGTGATTCTCTTTGTTTATTTTCCATGGATGATCTCCATTGATTCGTATCCGTATATTTCTTTGTAAATCTCTGCTATTGCAGGAATGACCAGGTTCATATCCTGAGTCTTTCCCGTTAGCTTTTCCAGAGAGGTGACTCCCTTATCCTGAATACCGCAGGGAATAATCCATTGAAAAGGATCAAGGTCCGTATTGATATTAAAGGCGAAGCCATGCATGGTAATTTCTCTCTCTATGGCCAATCCGATGGCTGTGATCTTATCCTCTCCGACCCAGACTCCTCTATGTTTATCATGACGTTCTGCCTGGATAGCGAATTCATGGTTAAGATAGCGTACAAAAACATCTTCCAAATTGTAAACAAACTGCTTCACCCGGCGGGAAAAAGAAGAAAGGTCAACAATCAGGTAACCCACAAGCTGACCTGGTCCATGGTAGGTCACCTCTCCCCCCCGATTTGTTTTGATCACTGGAATATTTTTTGACGCTGGATCAATGAGAATATTATGGTCTTGTTGCCTCCGCCCGGTTGTCAAAACAGGGGGATGTTCCAAGAGAATGAGTGTATCGTCAATAAGCCCGTTCCGCCGCTTTTCCACGAGGTCATACTGCCATTGAAGAGCTTCTTCATAGGGAACCAATCCCGGTACAATTACGTTCAGTTTCATAGTCCCATTCTATAGGGAGAGATTGATGAGGGAAAGCCCCCGGAATCATGGAGAGAACAAATCAGTCCTTTACTTTATGTCTCTGGCGAAATATTATTTATGGATGGAAAAAAGCCTTGCCAAACTTGTTATCCTCCCTTTCCTGATTTTCAATTCAGCCCTACTGTATGCTCAGGAAATGAAGGGAGATTACTTCCTCAATGAGATTCAGTATGACATTGATGGTAGAACTAGAGAGTCCGCCCTGGAAAACTACCTTGATTTACCAGAAGAGCTTAATTTTACCGACTTTGCATCCATGGATGATTTTGCAGACAGAGTGGTCCAGGACTTATTGAATTTAAGAGTATTCGAAAAGGTGGAATCAGAGCTTATCCCCCTCGAAAATGATGCTCTATCTCCGAACGACAATAAAAGCTACAAAATGAGAGTAGTTATCAAAGATGGATGGACCCTCTTTCCCCTGATAGTCCCCACATTTGACACCAATGATAACTTATCACTGAAATGGAAGATCAACTATGCAAATGTGTTGGGATCTCTTGTCGAATTTGACATTGATGGCGATTTCGGCATCGATCAGCATTTTGATGATTACGCTGTGGATATCAACTACTGGAATATTGAATCCAATTTTTCAAATATATATTACCGTGGCATAAACTATACATTCTCCTGGAATCAGGCATATGCCCGAATCATTGAAAAAGACGGTACAGAATATACGAATCACTACTCTTTCTACAAAACAGACTTTTTCCTCACAGGAACCTTCGATTTGGGCAATGGATATTTTTATGAACTGGGACCGGCCCTCGAGTTCACATATAACTATCAGGATAGATTGGAGAGCGGAACATCCACATTCATTAAAGAACCACAGTCTTTTGGAATTTATCAAAAAGGAGGACAGGACAGAGTCGACTGGATGGGGAATTTCCAGTCTGGAAATCATTATGAGGGAGAAATAAAAACCAGAATCGTCCCCACTCAGGGTTTCAAAGGAGCTCTGTACCTCACAAACAGATGGTTTACCATATTCAATTCCCGCCTGTCCTACGGCAACAGGATAACCGCCTTCTCCACTTATAACGATGAATTGTTTTCATTGGGTGAATACATGCGTGGCGTACCAGACTTTAACCTCTCCGGAGACTGGGGATTCTTTGTAAATAACACCCTCCCCATCAGCCTCTTGAAATGGAAAGGGGTCATGGAAACACAGATACAGCCTTTCATAGATTTTGGACTCGTACATCCTTCGTCTAAGGAATTGTCTCCCAGCAGAGACATGCGCCTGAGCCTGGGGGGAGACTTAGTCTTCTTTCCCGAAAATATATCCTCTGTAAACCTGCGTCTGACCCTGGGATACGACCTTTTTGGACCCGGAACTCCTTCAGACCGCTACGAAATACTCTTGTCCACATCCCTTTTCTTCTAGGATAGATCAGAACTGAAACTGTGCCGGCCTTTCTGAAAGGACAATCTTGGTTGATTCTACTTTACCCGCCCTCAGATACTCAATTTCATATTTTTCTCCCGGGTGTGAACCTTCAAGAACACTGAAGTAATCCAAAACATTTTTAATCTCGGTTCCATTGATCTTTGTAATAATATCGCCTCCAACGGCGATGCTGTTCAGTCCCAAACCGATACTCCGCCTCTGATCACCCCCCAACAGGCCCGCCTGTTCTGCGTTTCCCTTAGGAAGCACTGAAGTAACCAGAATCCCGGGCTGTATAAAGGCAATATTGAGTTGCCGAGCCAAGCTCGGTGTCAAAGACAGGGCTTCGATCTCAATCCATCCTCTGTTGACCCGGCCGTTTTTGATGAGCTCCGGTATAATTCTCAGCGCCGTTTCCACTGGTATGGCAAAACCGATCCCCACACTTCCATTGCCTCCTGGGCTGATAATCATCGTGTTGATGCCGACCAACTCCCCCGGGAATTGAGGAGAGCCCCCCCGGAATTCCCCGGATTGATGGCCGCATCTGTTTGAATCATGCCTTTTAAAAGAAATCCGTCAGCCGATTGAAGAGGCCTGTTGATCCCGGAGACGATCCCCGTTGTCAGGGTTCCTTCCAAGCCGAATGGATTTCCCAGAGCCAAGACCTGCTGTCCTACCTGAAGATCTTTTGCACTGCCTGCCTGAATTGTTTGAAGAGATCTTCCCAGGGGTTCGAATTTAATGACCGCCAGATCATTCTCTGCATCACTCCCTACGGTTTTTGCCTGGTATGTCGTTCCGTCATAAAGAGTGACAACAACAAAATCTGCATTGGCAATGACATGCTTATTGGTGAGAATATACCCGTTTTCCGATACAATGACACCCGACCCACTTCCTTCTTGAGAGTAGGTTCCCGCAAAACGGGACTGATACAAGTTGACTGTGGTCACATTGACAATCGCCCGGATATTGTCTCTGTAGACTCTCATGCTGTTTATTTCCTGATGAGTGAGCCCCTCTTCCCGGATGGCCGGCAGAGGTGGTTCTTCAAAATCCGACCCTAGGTCGGGATCACTCCAGGAAGCAGAAGAAACCGCATCGCTGCCTTCATAACTGCTTTCCAGGGAAATACAGGACCCAAGTATGAACAGAAGAGGAAAGAGGGTCAAAGAGAGGATTGTTGATCTGATTTTCATAAATACATCCTACCGGAAATTGAAGGCATTAAAAGAATACCGCTCCCCTCCATTATAGAGGCAGAGCCGGGCTGGATGGTATCTTTTTTACCCCCGTTTAAATAAAGAGGCTAACTCATTTCTGCTGAAATCATAAGAAGTATTGCAGTTATGACAGGTCGTCAGCACAGGAAATGGTCCGTTTTCAAGAATCTCATCCTGCTCTGATGGGGAGAGGTTTGCCAGAAATTTTTCAAATCGCGGCTTACTGCAGCCGCACATAAACTCAACTCTTTTCTCATCCAGGATATCCGGCTGAAAATCCGAGAGATAGGCATTCAGAAATTCACCGGCATCCCTTTCGGCGGTGAAAACGCGGCTCAATGAGGGGATTTCAAGGGCGGCATCCTGAACCATCTCCAGTACTTGCTCATCCGCTCCTGGCATGGCCTGGAGGAACAAGGCCGCTCCGCCGGAAAGATCTCCGTTTTTCTCCAGATGAACACTGAGATTAAAGACGGTCTGAATCTGTTCTGATTCTTTGTAATAGTATGCCAGATCTTCCCCCAGCCGGCCGGTTTTTAACTCAACCTGTCCCGTAAAAGCATTTTTTAGCTCCCCTGAGAAACGGGTGACAGACAAGAACCCCGGACCGAAAAGGAAGGATGTGTCCAGAGTCTCGGGAACCTTCTCCAGGGGGATAGGGTTTTCCATGAGAAATCCCCGCACAGTTCCGTGCGAATCAGCTTCGACCGAGAGCCCTCTCAAGGGGCCGCCGCACTCCACTTTCAACTGGATCAATCCATCTTCCTTGAGCCCCGATGCAATCAGGGCGGACCCCAGATAGGCCTGTCCGAGTATGATACTTTCCAATACACCCAGATTATGGTTCAACTGCATTTCACGGAGCATCCGGCTCCCATGTATGAGAACGCCCCTAACGGCGCCTCCCGCCATAACAAAGTGATAACGCCTGTCTCTGGACCGGGCTATCAACATCGCTTTTTTGTCATCTCCCGGAATGGGTTGTTTAATCATAGTATTTGCCTCTTTATGACTACCCGCATCAAGCGGGCAGCATCTTTTCTAAATCAAGTATATCCCGAATCCACGGGAATTTCCCGGAACCTTTATCAGGTCCGACCAATAAGCCATGTCCTCCCAAGCGGGAAAAGGCCTCCAGATTAATTTCCTTATCATCCAGAAACAGAACTGAAGATGCTTTTTCACCCATATGGGCCAAAACCTTCTCATAGGCCGCCGTATAGGGTTTTCCCTCGAACCCCAGCCACTCTAGAGCATAGAGGTGAGGAAAAAGATCATTAACGCCAAGGGCCTTCAACACTCTCCGGGCATGAAACTCGGGTCCATTGGTCAAAATTTCAAGACGGTAGGGCATTTTTTCCAACATCTTCCTCAGAGCCGGATTCTCTTGGAGATAAGAATCGATATTCTTGGGATGCACATATTCCATATAGGCAGAACTCTCTTCCAGACCATGGCAGACCTGAAGCCAACGCAGTGTCGTACCGTACTCAGGAATCGACTGTTTCCTCTTCTCAACGACCTCATTCCTGCTGATTCCCAGATAATCTGAAACGAATTCATTGATTCTGCTGTTCATAGCACTTTCTACACCGCAATGAGCATCGTAGAGGGTATTATCCACATCAAAGAGAACTGTCGTTAGGACCGTGTTTTTCATCCGCAGGCTCCGTCGGCCTGGGCAATCATCGCCTTATGCCAGTTCAAAAGGGCCGATTCAGCATCGGGGTTATCTCCTTTCCAGTCGGCTAAAACACGGAACACCGGTTCTGTCCCGCTACCTCTCATCCAAATAAACCCCTGCACTTCCCCTTGAGAATCTAGGAATCGGATGGTCAGCCCCCCCGTATGTCCTCCGCTTCGAAAGGATCGCCCCATCCCCTGGAGAGAAGAGGTTCCTTCCTGATTCCACTCCTCCCAGGAGACAATCCCAAAACGGTCATAAAGCTCATTTTTCTTGAGCTCCCACTCCTTGAGGAAGACTTCTTCGTATTTTTCTTTGAGGAGAGCATGGTCCATAGTTCTGATTTTTAAGATGGCCCGCTCTTCGAAGGCACTGGTGGTCGTGTACACGGGCAAGGAATCGATGACATCCTTCAAATCAAAATCCTCACGGTAAAGGTTGCTTTGATTGGACAAATGACACCAGATTTCAAAGAGGCCTGCTCGACCGGCAGAACTGCGGAGAGCTAAGAGTTTTAAGAGGGCTCCCAGAGTATTCAGAGGATCTCTGACGGCGGCAGGCCAGGTGATATTCCCCCCGTTTGATCCCTCTCCCAGAATGCGGACCTGCCAGCCTTCTTCCCGTTTAGAAGAAGCAAGATTGACAACATTGGCCTCACCCACTTCCGCCCTGAAAACAGAACAACCAAAAGCTTCAGCGATATCCTCGATCCTCCCGGAGGTGGGACCGTTGATGGCAACGGCGGTCTTCTCTGTCATTTTTTCGCTCCAATAGAGGTAGGCCAGCTCGGACAGAACAGACAGGGCAAAAACCTCCTGGGCCTCCAGAATAT of Oceanispirochaeta crateris contains these proteins:
- the lipA gene encoding lipoyl synthase, producing the protein MENKQRESPVLRKPDWLKIPIRRGNNLAYVEDLLKDSTLNTVCQEANCPNRMECYSNKTATFMILGSVCTRGCRFCNVHGGKPQCVDNEEPVKLAEAVHALGLKFAVVTSVTRDDLEDGGASHFAKVIREVHALEPRVGIEVLIPDFQGNKDALITVLDAQPEILNHNVETVPSLYSLVRPEADYQQSLQLLSRVKQIDDSIYTKSGMMLGLGETEEEIFVVLEDLRRANVDFLTMGQYLAPSKEHLRVKKYISPDTFDRYRDTALNMGFKGAACAPFVRSSYNAASMLEALKA
- a CDS encoding HAD-IA family hydrolase; this translates as MKNTVLTTVLFDVDNTLYDAHCGVESAMNSRINEFVSDYLGISRNEVVEKRKQSIPEYGTTLRWLQVCHGLEESSAYMEYVHPKNIDSYLQENPALRKMLEKMPYRLEILTNGPEFHARRVLKALGVNDLFPHLYALEWLGFEGKPYTAAYEKVLAHMGEKASSVLFLDDKEINLEAFSRLGGHGLLVGPDKGSGKFPWIRDILDLEKMLPA
- the lipB gene encoding lipoyl(octanoyl) transferase LipB; the encoded protein is MKLNVIVPGLVPYEEALQWQYDLVEKRRNGLIDDTLILLEHPPVLTTGRRQQDHNILIDPASKNIPVIKTNRGGEVTYHGPGQLVGYLIVDLSSFSRRVKQFVYNLEDVFVRYLNHEFAIQAERHDKHRGVWVGEDKITAIGLAIEREITMHGFAFNINTDLDPFQWIIPCGIQDKGVTSLEKLTGKTQDMNLVIPAIAEIYKEIYGYESMEIIHGK
- a CDS encoding S1C family serine protease, with amino-acid sequence MKIRSTILSLTLFPLLFILGSCISLESSYEGSDAVSSASWSDPDLGSDFEEPPLPAIREEGLTHQEINSMRVYRDNIRAIVNVTTVNLYQSRFAGTYSQEGSGSGVIVSENGYILTNKHVIANADFVVVTLYDGTTYQAKTVGSDAENDLAVIKFEPLGRSLQTIQAGSAKDLQVGQQVLALGNPFGLEGTLTTGIVSGINRPLQSADGFLLKGMIQTDAAINPGNSGGALLNSRGSWSASTR
- the pspF gene encoding phage shock protein operon transcriptional activator, producing the protein MNRDYNPSADALGESSEFMDFQQNLSMAARVDRPVLLVGERGTGKELAATRLHFLSGRWKDPYIPVNCAALPPSLLESELFGHESGAFTGAGKMRKGRFEEAHKGTLFLDEIGLVPMEVQEKILRTVEYGRFSRVGSSTEMEVDVRIIAATNADLPTLCKEGKFKEDLLDRLSFEVLYLPPLRYRSTDIDLLAGHFAMRMAREMGKPEIPEFSPELIQKMREYSWPGNIRELKNTVERAVYKTEGSLIEELNLNPFNNPYLPDMNPELKQESEDSCKDPRLLAEKEIPLNQFREYILELELHFIRRALEENRYSQKKAAEALGLTYDQFRGLYKKYQSSLEKENG
- a CDS encoding ShlB/FhaC/HecB family hemolysin secretion/activation protein, with product MRESPRNHGENKSVLYFMSLAKYYLWMEKSLAKLVILPFLIFNSALLYAQEMKGDYFLNEIQYDIDGRTRESALENYLDLPEELNFTDFASMDDFADRVVQDLLNLRVFEKVESELIPLENDALSPNDNKSYKMRVVIKDGWTLFPLIVPTFDTNDNLSLKWKINYANVLGSLVEFDIDGDFGIDQHFDDYAVDINYWNIESNFSNIYYRGINYTFSWNQAYARIIEKDGTEYTNHYSFYKTDFFLTGTFDLGNGYFYELGPALEFTYNYQDRLESGTSTFIKEPQSFGIYQKGGQDRVDWMGNFQSGNHYEGEIKTRIVPTQGFKGALYLTNRWFTIFNSRLSYGNRITAFSTYNDELFSLGEYMRGVPDFNLSGDWGFFVNNTLPISLLKWKGVMETQIQPFIDFGLVHPSSKELSPSRDMRLSLGGDLVFFPENISSVNLRLTLGYDLFGPGTPSDRYEILLSTSLFF
- a CDS encoding Hsp33 family molecular chaperone HslO translates to MIKQPIPGDDKKAMLIARSRDRRYHFVMAGGAVRGVLIHGSRMLREMQLNHNLGVLESIILGQAYLGSALIASGLKEDGLIQLKVECGGPLRGLSVEADSHGTVRGFLMENPIPLEKVPETLDTSFLFGPGFLSVTRFSGELKNAFTGQVELKTGRLGEDLAYYYKESEQIQTVFNLSVHLEKNGDLSGGAALFLQAMPGADEQVLEMVQDAALEIPSLSRVFTAERDAGEFLNAYLSDFQPDILDEKRVEFMCGCSKPRFEKFLANLSPSEQDEILENGPFPVLTTCHNCNTSYDFSRNELASLFKRG
- a CDS encoding S1C family serine protease: MIISPGGNGSVGIGFAIPVETALRIIPELIKNGRVNRGWIEIEALSLTPSLARQLNIAFIQPGILVTSVLPKGNAEQAGLLGGDQRRSIGLGLNSIAVGGDIITKINGTEIKNVLDYFSVLEGSHPGEKYEIEYLRAGKVESTKIVLSERPAQFQF